A part of Myxococcus landrumus genomic DNA contains:
- a CDS encoding 6-phosphofructokinase, which produces MKVAVLTGGGDCPGLNAVIRAIVRRATAHGFEMMGLRDGWKGLLEDNHFRLTRETTSGILHRGGTILGTSRVNPFKVENGLERVKRAIERNGIHAVIAIGGEGTLSAATRMSQEGLRIVGVPKTIDNDLNGTDFTFGFDTAVAIATEAVDRLHSTAESHKRVIVCEVMGRHVGWIATYAGIAGGADVILVPEIPADLERVAEHIQRRHAGGRSFSIVVVAEGTRIKLAPEQGEQLVTSGALDEAGRPRLGGVGNIVANEIERRTGFETRVSVLGHIQRGGAPTAHDRVLATRYGVHACDMVANAEFGKMAALKGNEIVSVDLSAATKELKRVPKEFFEVAQVFFG; this is translated from the coding sequence ATGAAAGTCGCCGTGCTCACGGGCGGGGGTGACTGCCCCGGCCTCAACGCCGTCATCCGTGCCATCGTTCGCCGCGCCACCGCCCACGGTTTCGAGATGATGGGCCTTCGAGATGGCTGGAAGGGCCTGCTCGAGGACAACCACTTCCGGCTGACCCGGGAGACGACGTCCGGAATCCTCCACCGGGGCGGCACCATCCTCGGCACCTCGCGTGTCAATCCCTTCAAGGTCGAGAACGGCCTGGAGCGCGTCAAGCGCGCCATCGAGCGCAATGGCATCCACGCCGTCATCGCCATCGGCGGCGAGGGCACGCTGTCGGCGGCCACGCGCATGTCGCAGGAAGGGCTGCGCATCGTCGGCGTGCCGAAGACCATCGACAACGACCTCAACGGCACGGACTTCACCTTCGGCTTCGACACCGCCGTGGCCATCGCCACCGAGGCCGTGGACCGGCTGCACTCCACCGCCGAGTCCCACAAGCGCGTCATCGTCTGCGAGGTGATGGGCCGCCACGTCGGCTGGATTGCCACCTACGCGGGCATCGCCGGGGGCGCGGACGTCATCCTGGTGCCGGAGATTCCCGCCGACCTGGAGCGCGTCGCCGAGCACATCCAGCGCCGCCACGCGGGCGGGCGCAGCTTCTCCATCGTCGTGGTGGCGGAAGGCACCCGCATCAAGCTCGCCCCCGAGCAGGGCGAGCAGTTGGTCACCAGCGGCGCGCTGGACGAAGCGGGCCGGCCGCGACTGGGCGGCGTGGGCAACATCGTCGCCAACGAAATCGAGCGGCGCACCGGCTTCGAGACGCGCGTGTCCGTGCTGGGCCACATCCAGCGCGGCGGCGCGCCCACCGCGCATGACCGCGTGCTGGCCACCCGCTACGGCGTGCACGCCTGCGACATGGTCGCCAACGCTGAGTTCGGGAAGATGGCCGCGCTCAAGGGCAACGAAATCGTCAGCGTGGACCTCTCCGCCGCGACGAAGGAGCTCAAGCGCGTGCCCAAGGAGTTCTTCGAGGTCGCCCAGGTCTTCTTCGGCTGA
- a CDS encoding amidase, with product MDPFVSLDATAQAELVRSREVSPLELVDAAIARIERCNPKLNAVVQTQFDTARLRAKNPLPQGPFTGVPFLLKDLHAAQEGYPLTAGSRFTRDFSPNHDSELVKRHLRAGLIVLGKTNTPELGLLPTTEGELHGPCRNPWDVTRSPGGSSGGAAAAVASGMVPFAHASDGGGSIRGPASNCGLFGLKPSRGRNPTGPELADPFHWLIGEHALTRSVRDSATLLDATEGPDIGAPSVAPPKTRPYQLEAGAPPGRLRIGLTLRNAMGAPIHPECLAAVTATARRLEGLGHAVTEGHLQTPGDEDLGQHFMTAWACGVVSSIEGLARRTGRTPSAEHFEPFTWALYQFGQSQGLSAYLHAQTEILRFSRAFARHFEDVDVWLLPTTTEPALALGQFPSPPDDPLAPLFRAATLIPYCPMANMAGNPAMSVPLHWSPEGLPVGVQFISRFGDEATLFRLAAQLEAAHPWTHRRPAVFG from the coding sequence ATGGACCCCTTCGTCAGCCTCGACGCCACCGCCCAGGCCGAGCTCGTCCGCAGCCGGGAAGTCTCTCCGCTCGAGCTCGTGGACGCGGCCATCGCCCGCATCGAGCGCTGCAACCCCAAGCTCAACGCCGTCGTGCAGACGCAGTTCGACACAGCCCGGCTGCGCGCGAAGAATCCCCTGCCCCAGGGCCCCTTCACCGGCGTGCCCTTCCTCCTCAAGGACCTGCACGCCGCGCAAGAAGGCTACCCACTCACCGCCGGCTCCCGCTTCACACGGGACTTCTCGCCCAACCACGACAGCGAGCTCGTCAAACGCCATCTGCGCGCGGGCCTCATCGTGCTCGGCAAGACGAACACACCGGAGCTGGGCCTGTTGCCCACCACGGAGGGCGAGCTCCACGGCCCCTGTCGAAACCCGTGGGACGTGACGCGCTCTCCCGGAGGCTCCAGCGGTGGAGCAGCGGCCGCGGTCGCCAGCGGCATGGTGCCCTTCGCGCACGCCTCCGACGGCGGCGGCTCCATCCGAGGCCCCGCGTCCAACTGCGGCCTCTTCGGCCTCAAGCCCAGCCGGGGCCGCAACCCCACCGGCCCCGAGCTGGCCGACCCCTTCCACTGGCTCATCGGAGAACACGCCCTCACCCGCTCCGTGCGAGACAGCGCCACCCTGCTCGACGCCACCGAGGGCCCCGACATCGGCGCGCCCTCCGTCGCCCCACCGAAGACGCGCCCCTATCAGCTCGAGGCCGGCGCGCCCCCCGGACGGCTGCGCATCGGCCTCACGCTGCGCAACGCCATGGGCGCCCCCATCCACCCCGAGTGCCTCGCCGCCGTCACCGCCACGGCGCGACGCCTGGAGGGCCTGGGCCACGCCGTGACGGAGGGGCACCTCCAGACTCCCGGCGACGAGGACCTGGGCCAGCACTTCATGACGGCGTGGGCGTGCGGCGTCGTGTCCAGCATCGAAGGGCTCGCGCGGCGCACCGGCCGCACTCCCTCCGCCGAACACTTCGAGCCCTTCACCTGGGCGCTCTACCAGTTCGGACAGAGCCAGGGCCTCTCCGCCTACCTGCATGCCCAGACGGAAATCCTGCGCTTCAGCCGCGCCTTCGCACGGCACTTCGAGGACGTGGACGTCTGGCTCCTGCCCACCACCACGGAGCCCGCGCTGGCGCTGGGCCAGTTCCCCTCGCCACCGGATGACCCGCTGGCGCCACTGTTCCGCGCCGCGACGCTCATCCCCTACTGCCCCATGGCCAACATGGCGGGCAATCCCGCGATGAGCGTGCCGCTTCATTGGAGCCCAGAGGGACTGCCCGTCGGCGTGCAGTTCATCAGCCGCTTCGGCGACGAGGCCACGCTCTTCCGCCTGGCCGCGCAGTTGGAGGCCGCGCATCCGTGGACGCATCGCCGCCCCGCCGTGTTCGGCTAG
- the mtnA gene encoding S-methyl-5-thioribose-1-phosphate isomerase, with the protein MKVHGKPTRTLWLEPDGQAVGIIDQTRLPHAFVTARLTTLDEAAHAIRAMRVRGAPLIGATAAYGVWLALRADASDAALTRALAVLGDTRPTAINLHWALEEMRRLLAPLPSSERVAAAQRRAAELCDEDVAINRALGGHGLKLLEAAWERKGRRGRLEVLTHCNAGWLATVDWGTALSPVYLAHDAGLPVHVWVDETRPRNQGASLTAWELGQHGVPHTVIADNVGGHLMQHGRVDLCIVGTDRTTSLGDVANKIGTYLKALAAQDNGVPFYVALPSPTIDWSLRDGVKEIPIEQRDGAEVSDISGRLGSGEVATVRVTPEGSPTANYGFDVTPARLVTALITERGVCAASEEGLRSLFPERARRHA; encoded by the coding sequence ATGAAGGTCCACGGCAAGCCCACGCGGACCCTCTGGCTGGAGCCCGATGGGCAGGCCGTGGGCATCATCGACCAGACGCGCCTGCCTCACGCCTTCGTCACCGCCCGCCTCACCACGCTCGACGAGGCCGCCCACGCCATCCGCGCCATGCGAGTCCGAGGCGCTCCGCTCATCGGCGCCACCGCGGCCTATGGCGTCTGGCTGGCCCTGCGCGCGGACGCGTCCGATGCGGCGCTGACGCGGGCGCTCGCCGTCCTGGGTGACACGCGTCCCACCGCCATCAATCTGCACTGGGCGTTGGAGGAGATGCGCCGGCTGCTCGCGCCGCTGCCCAGCTCGGAGCGAGTCGCCGCCGCGCAACGTCGCGCCGCCGAGCTGTGCGACGAGGACGTGGCCATCAACCGCGCCCTTGGTGGACACGGCTTGAAGCTGTTGGAGGCCGCCTGGGAGCGGAAGGGGCGGCGCGGGCGCCTGGAGGTCCTCACCCACTGCAACGCGGGCTGGCTGGCGACGGTGGACTGGGGCACGGCCTTGTCTCCCGTCTACCTGGCGCACGACGCGGGCTTGCCGGTGCATGTCTGGGTGGATGAGACGCGCCCTCGCAACCAGGGCGCATCGCTCACCGCCTGGGAGCTGGGGCAGCACGGAGTCCCGCACACCGTCATCGCCGACAACGTCGGAGGCCACCTCATGCAGCACGGCCGGGTGGACCTGTGCATCGTCGGCACGGACCGCACCACGTCCCTGGGCGACGTGGCGAACAAGATTGGCACCTACCTCAAGGCCCTCGCGGCCCAGGACAACGGCGTGCCCTTCTATGTGGCGCTTCCGTCCCCCACCATCGACTGGAGCCTGCGCGACGGGGTGAAGGAGATTCCCATCGAGCAGCGCGATGGCGCGGAGGTCAGCGACATCTCGGGACGACTGGGCTCGGGCGAAGTCGCCACGGTGCGCGTGACACCGGAGGGCAGTCCCACCGCCAACTACGGCTTCGACGTGACACCCGCGAGGCTGGTGACCGCGCTCATCACGGAGCGCGGCGTGTGTGCGGCATCGGAAGAAGGCTTGCGCTCGCTCTTCCCCGAGCGCGCGAGGAGGCACGCGTGA
- a CDS encoding vWA domain-containing protein, which yields MSKRAFTVLAVLTFVLLAFVGTVTFFGDNIRKYFGSGTVCLAGDPSPSHSAAALAASPASPSSVDRLHRKSMRSFGSDAYDDAPAAPPSRPGRTASNPYTLTSEDTLSTFAVDVDTASYAQFRRAVKGDRIPSDATVRVEEWVNYFRYRVPEPTPAEGPFHVALEAAPSPFSPQQHLLKVSLQGRHLTQAQRKPTHLVFLVDISGSMAGDDRLGLAKKSMKLAVAGLNPTDTVALTTYAGDVRTVLEPTPVSKRKDIDAAIDALTTGGGTNMGNGLELAYQHAVRKAGSKNVSRVVVLTDGDTNLGRDQTADAMLASIGKYVKEGVTLSTIGFGMGNYRDDLMERLANRGNGNCYYIDSEKEARRVFQEQIGGTMEVIAQDVKIQVEFDKAAVKGYRLLGYENRAIADKDFRKDSVDAGEVGSGHTVTALYELDLTGEGSRVATVRVRAKKPGGSEAAEQLFPLERSQVRDSLSTASADLRFAIAVAGTADLLRGTTPNDDRSFARLHALAADAVDGQEDREEFLMLLGKLRELLAPRGAIQSAQRQPY from the coding sequence ATGAGCAAGCGCGCGTTCACAGTCCTCGCCGTCCTGACGTTCGTCCTGCTCGCCTTCGTGGGCACCGTCACCTTCTTCGGCGACAACATCCGCAAGTACTTCGGCTCCGGCACCGTCTGCCTCGCCGGTGACCCAAGCCCCTCGCACAGCGCCGCGGCCCTCGCCGCAAGCCCCGCGAGCCCCAGCTCCGTCGACCGTCTCCATCGGAAGTCCATGCGCTCCTTCGGCTCCGACGCCTACGACGACGCCCCTGCCGCACCGCCCTCGCGCCCCGGCCGCACCGCCTCCAATCCCTACACCCTCACCTCCGAAGACACGCTCTCCACCTTCGCCGTCGACGTGGACACCGCCTCCTACGCCCAGTTCCGCCGCGCCGTGAAGGGCGACCGCATCCCCTCCGACGCCACCGTGCGCGTGGAGGAATGGGTGAACTACTTCCGCTACCGCGTCCCCGAACCCACTCCCGCCGAGGGCCCCTTCCACGTCGCGCTCGAGGCCGCCCCCTCCCCCTTCTCTCCGCAACAACACCTCCTCAAGGTCAGCCTCCAGGGCCGCCACCTCACCCAGGCCCAGCGCAAGCCCACGCACCTCGTCTTCCTCGTCGACATCAGCGGCTCCATGGCGGGCGATGACCGGCTGGGCCTCGCCAAGAAGTCCATGAAGCTGGCGGTCGCGGGCCTCAACCCCACCGACACCGTCGCCCTCACCACCTACGCCGGCGACGTGCGCACCGTCCTCGAGCCCACCCCTGTCAGCAAGCGCAAGGACATCGACGCCGCCATCGACGCCCTGACCACCGGCGGCGGCACCAACATGGGCAACGGCCTGGAGCTCGCCTACCAACACGCCGTCCGCAAGGCCGGCTCCAAGAACGTCTCCCGCGTCGTCGTCCTCACCGACGGCGACACCAACCTCGGCCGCGACCAGACCGCCGACGCCATGCTGGCGAGCATCGGCAAGTACGTGAAGGAAGGCGTCACCCTCTCCACCATCGGCTTCGGCATGGGCAACTACCGCGATGACCTCATGGAGCGTCTGGCCAACCGGGGCAACGGCAACTGCTACTACATCGACTCGGAGAAAGAGGCCCGCCGCGTCTTCCAGGAGCAGATCGGCGGCACCATGGAAGTCATCGCCCAGGACGTCAAAATCCAGGTGGAGTTCGACAAGGCCGCGGTGAAGGGCTACCGCCTCCTCGGCTACGAGAACCGCGCCATCGCCGACAAGGACTTCCGCAAGGACTCCGTCGACGCAGGCGAAGTCGGCTCCGGCCACACCGTCACCGCGCTGTACGAACTGGACCTCACCGGCGAGGGTTCGCGCGTCGCCACCGTCCGCGTCCGCGCCAAGAAGCCCGGTGGCTCCGAAGCCGCCGAGCAGCTCTTCCCCCTCGAGCGAAGCCAGGTGCGCGACTCCCTCTCCACCGCCTCCGCCGACCTGCGCTTCGCCATCGCCGTCGCCGGCACCGCCGACCTCCTGCGCGGCACCACGCCCAACGATGACCGCAGCTTCGCGCGCCTCCACGCCCTCGCCGCGGACGCCGTCGACGGACAAGAGGACCGCGAGGAGTTCCTCATGCTGCTCGGCAAGCTGCGCGAGCTGCTCGCGCCTCGAGGCGCCATCCAGAGCGCTCAGCGTCAGCCGTACTGA
- a CDS encoding FHA domain-containing protein — translation MPSVKQLRPFALATLEAFLDASGPVVLVQQPPEPVFQQVAMRLGEARTVGMAHRSRLVDRLFVMLRGFDALEVHFLRPSADLQEFTVGRIEGCTLVVPDPSVSKHHATLRWHAAAGDCSVRDVGSMNGTWVNTNALTAEQDVLLTDGDALGFGDAQFLYLRTETLHAHLRMASPGARR, via the coding sequence ATGCCGTCCGTGAAGCAACTGCGCCCGTTCGCCCTGGCAACCCTGGAAGCCTTCCTCGATGCTTCCGGGCCGGTGGTCCTCGTCCAGCAGCCGCCCGAGCCTGTCTTCCAGCAGGTGGCGATGCGGCTGGGCGAGGCGCGCACCGTGGGCATGGCCCACCGCAGCCGACTGGTGGACCGGCTCTTCGTCATGCTGCGCGGGTTCGACGCCCTGGAGGTCCACTTCCTCCGCCCGTCCGCCGACCTCCAGGAGTTCACCGTGGGCCGCATCGAGGGCTGCACCCTCGTCGTCCCAGACCCGTCGGTGTCCAAGCACCACGCCACCCTGCGGTGGCACGCGGCGGCGGGAGACTGCTCGGTCCGGGACGTGGGCTCCATGAACGGAACCTGGGTCAACACCAACGCGCTCACCGCCGAGCAGGACGTGCTGCTCACGGATGGCGATGCCCTGGGCTTCGGCGACGCCCAGTTCCTCTACCTGCGCACGGAGACGCTGCACGCCCACCTGCGCATGGCGAGCCCCGGCGCGCGGCGGTGA
- a CDS encoding metallophosphoesterase has product MVRALIFFLVYVAAGATLKSLWPTLPRGWRAWALLGGSVLSLGILALPLVLPTADLPLLARIYAVGWTLSAVILLLAGLPVLLLRRWVDGRSRKAPEPAPLLEVPPATAPLARALSRRALLTHAGRAVPMLAVGTSTAGLAGGSTGFKVKTVEVRLPHLPAAMDGFRIGQITDVHVGNFIDTQYLRDAVAAMNDAKVDLQVMTGDLIDDLEQLDGTMAALETCKAPHGMLAILGNHEHWRGLEEVVAAYEASRARGGPVRLLVDESHTLEHAGQRVRVVGVDYPISGRRGMRVKLERMLESAQKAFQGVSPDEVLLCLTHHPDFFDLAAERGARLTLAGHTHGGQVAFFGLPLFWFVFQYMLGRYRRGDHQLYVSGGTGHWLPFRIGVAPEVTVLTLRAA; this is encoded by the coding sequence ATGGTCCGGGCGCTGATCTTCTTCCTCGTCTATGTCGCCGCCGGAGCCACCCTGAAGTCCCTGTGGCCCACCCTGCCTCGGGGGTGGCGCGCGTGGGCGCTCCTCGGGGGCTCGGTGTTGTCCCTGGGCATCCTGGCGCTTCCCCTGGTGCTGCCCACCGCGGACCTGCCCCTCCTCGCGCGCATCTACGCGGTGGGGTGGACCCTCTCCGCCGTCATCCTCCTGCTCGCGGGCCTCCCCGTGCTGCTGTTGCGCCGATGGGTGGACGGCCGCTCGCGGAAGGCTCCGGAGCCCGCGCCCCTGTTGGAGGTGCCTCCCGCGACCGCCCCGCTGGCGCGGGCCCTGAGCCGGCGTGCGCTCCTGACCCACGCGGGCCGCGCGGTGCCCATGCTCGCGGTGGGGACGAGCACGGCGGGCCTCGCCGGAGGCTCCACGGGCTTCAAGGTGAAGACGGTGGAGGTGCGCCTGCCCCACCTGCCCGCGGCGATGGACGGGTTTCGCATCGGCCAGATTACCGACGTGCACGTCGGCAACTTCATCGACACCCAGTACCTGCGCGACGCCGTGGCGGCGATGAACGACGCGAAGGTGGACCTCCAGGTGATGACGGGGGACCTCATCGACGACTTGGAGCAGCTCGACGGCACCATGGCCGCGCTGGAGACGTGCAAGGCGCCGCATGGGATGTTGGCCATCCTGGGCAATCACGAGCACTGGCGCGGACTGGAGGAGGTCGTCGCCGCCTATGAGGCCTCGCGGGCCCGTGGTGGGCCGGTGCGGTTGCTGGTGGACGAGTCCCACACCTTGGAGCACGCCGGACAGCGCGTGCGCGTGGTGGGCGTGGACTACCCCATCTCCGGCCGCCGAGGCATGCGCGTGAAGCTGGAGCGCATGCTCGAGTCCGCCCAGAAGGCGTTCCAGGGTGTCTCTCCGGACGAGGTGCTCCTGTGCCTCACGCACCACCCGGACTTCTTCGACCTCGCCGCGGAGAGAGGCGCCCGGCTCACGCTGGCCGGACACACCCACGGCGGTCAGGTGGCGTTCTTCGGGCTGCCCCTCTTCTGGTTCGTCTTCCAGTACATGCTCGGCCGCTACCGGCGCGGGGACCATCAGCTCTACGTGTCCGGCGGCACCGGACACTGGCTGCCCTTCCGCATCGGCGTGGCACCCGAGGTGACGGTGCTCACCCTGCGCGCGGCGTGA
- a CDS encoding S-methyl-5'-thioadenosine phosphorylase — protein MSKAREPVIGIIGGSGLYQMDGLKDVTWKKVSSPFGEPSDELCLGTLDGTRVVFLPRHGRGHRLLPSDINFRANIDALKRCGVTDLLSLSAVGGLREELPPGTFVVVDQFIDRTFAREKSFFGTGLVAHVSMANPVCSRLGDAVMSACEALKVSAHRGGTYLAIEGPHFSSLAESRLYRTWGCDVIGMTNMPEAKLAREAELCYATVAMVTDFDCWHPEHDAVSMDQIVSVLLRNVDKARGLVKHLVPMMGKHEGPCRQGCQRALDHALVTATDARDPALVEKLSTVAGRVLYS, from the coding sequence ATGTCCAAAGCGCGTGAGCCTGTCATCGGCATCATTGGCGGTAGCGGTCTCTACCAGATGGATGGCCTGAAGGACGTGACGTGGAAGAAGGTGTCCTCGCCCTTCGGCGAGCCTTCGGATGAGCTGTGTCTGGGCACGCTCGACGGAACCCGGGTCGTCTTCCTGCCGCGCCATGGCCGGGGCCATCGCCTCCTGCCCAGCGACATCAACTTCCGGGCGAACATCGACGCGCTCAAGCGCTGCGGCGTGACGGACCTCTTGTCCCTGTCCGCGGTGGGCGGCCTGCGCGAGGAGCTTCCTCCTGGCACCTTCGTGGTGGTGGACCAGTTCATCGACCGGACGTTCGCGCGGGAGAAGAGCTTCTTCGGCACGGGACTCGTGGCGCATGTGTCCATGGCGAACCCGGTGTGCTCGCGACTGGGGGACGCGGTGATGTCCGCGTGTGAGGCGTTGAAGGTCTCCGCGCATCGGGGCGGCACGTACCTGGCCATCGAAGGCCCGCACTTCTCCTCGCTCGCGGAGAGCCGGCTCTACCGGACGTGGGGCTGTGATGTGATTGGGATGACGAACATGCCGGAGGCGAAGCTCGCGAGGGAGGCGGAGCTCTGCTACGCGACGGTCGCCATGGTGACGGACTTCGACTGCTGGCACCCGGAGCATGACGCCGTCTCCATGGACCAGATTGTCTCCGTGCTGTTGCGCAACGTGGACAAGGCGCGGGGGCTGGTGAAGCACCTGGTGCCGATGATGGGCAAGCACGAGGGCCCGTGCCGGCAGGGGTGTCAGCGGGCCTTGGACCATGCGCTCGTCACCGCGACAGACGCCCGGGACCCCGCGCTCGTGGAGAAGCTGTCCACCGTGGCGGGCCGGGTGCTGTACTCATGA
- a CDS encoding long-chain fatty acid--CoA ligase, with translation MLPGRMMDFPLTLTHFLERARAYYPRSEIVSRNPDKSLHRYTYADFHRRTCQLMNALTRLGVKPGDRVATLSWNHHRHLEAYFGIPTMGAVVHTLNLRLHPNDLAYIARHAEDSVVLVDRSLLPLFEKFAAQVPSIRHVIVIPDAGPTPEGMLDYEKLLAAEPVHFDCPALDENSAAMLCYTSGTTGNPKGVLYSHRSIVLHTLVCCMKDVTGIGEQDSVLPVVPMFHAAAWGLPFDALLTGARIVMPGPNLDPLSLLDLMAQEKVTVAGGVPTIWLGILALLDQEPKKWDLSAMRTMLIGGSAAPPAMIDGFRKRHGLVVMHAWGMTELNPVGTMAKLKQQLVHADSQTQLEALSTQGFALPYVETRTVGEDGHTLPWDGKTMGELEVRGPWVAGSYFGGEGADRFTADGWFKTGDVVTLDAEGYVRICDRSKDVIKSGGEWISSVTLENALMSHPAVLEAAVFAARHPHWGERPLAAVVLKPGQSATKEELTAHLAKQFVKFWLPDDYVFMAQIPRTSTGKFLKMKLREEHGDHLLKGAHTAAS, from the coding sequence ATGCTTCCTGGACGCATGATGGACTTCCCGCTCACGCTGACCCACTTCCTGGAGCGCGCTCGCGCGTACTACCCGCGCTCGGAAATCGTCAGCCGCAACCCCGACAAGTCCCTCCATCGCTACACCTACGCGGACTTCCACCGGCGCACGTGTCAGTTGATGAACGCGCTGACGCGCCTGGGGGTGAAGCCCGGAGACCGGGTGGCGACGCTGAGCTGGAACCACCACCGGCACCTGGAGGCCTACTTCGGCATCCCGACGATGGGCGCCGTGGTGCACACGCTGAACCTGCGGCTGCACCCGAACGATTTGGCCTACATCGCGCGGCACGCGGAGGACTCGGTGGTGTTGGTGGACCGCTCGCTCCTGCCGCTGTTCGAGAAGTTCGCGGCGCAGGTGCCGAGCATCCGCCACGTCATCGTCATCCCCGACGCGGGGCCCACGCCCGAGGGGATGCTGGACTACGAGAAGCTGCTCGCGGCGGAGCCCGTGCACTTCGACTGTCCCGCGCTCGATGAGAACAGCGCGGCGATGCTCTGCTACACGTCCGGCACCACGGGCAATCCGAAGGGCGTGCTGTACAGCCACCGCTCCATCGTCCTGCACACGCTGGTGTGCTGCATGAAGGACGTGACAGGCATTGGCGAGCAGGACTCGGTGCTCCCGGTGGTGCCCATGTTCCACGCGGCCGCATGGGGCCTGCCGTTCGACGCGCTCCTCACGGGGGCGCGCATCGTCATGCCCGGGCCGAACCTGGACCCGCTGTCGCTGTTGGACTTGATGGCCCAGGAGAAGGTGACGGTGGCGGGCGGTGTGCCGACCATCTGGCTGGGCATCCTGGCGCTGCTGGACCAGGAGCCCAAGAAGTGGGACCTGAGCGCCATGCGCACCATGTTGATTGGTGGCTCCGCGGCGCCGCCGGCGATGATTGATGGGTTCCGCAAACGGCATGGGCTCGTGGTGATGCATGCCTGGGGCATGACGGAGCTCAATCCCGTGGGGACCATGGCCAAGCTGAAGCAGCAGCTGGTCCACGCGGACTCGCAGACGCAACTGGAGGCGCTCAGCACGCAGGGCTTCGCGCTGCCGTACGTGGAGACCCGGACGGTGGGCGAGGACGGCCACACGCTCCCCTGGGATGGGAAGACCATGGGCGAGCTGGAGGTGCGCGGCCCCTGGGTGGCCGGCTCCTACTTCGGCGGCGAGGGCGCGGACCGCTTCACCGCCGACGGCTGGTTCAAGACGGGCGACGTCGTCACGCTGGACGCGGAGGGCTATGTCCGCATCTGCGACCGGAGCAAAGACGTCATCAAGTCCGGCGGTGAGTGGATTTCGTCGGTGACGCTGGAGAACGCGCTGATGAGCCACCCGGCCGTGCTGGAGGCCGCCGTGTTCGCCGCGCGTCATCCGCACTGGGGTGAGCGCCCCCTGGCGGCGGTGGTGCTGAAGCCGGGACAGTCCGCGACGAAGGAGGAGCTGACCGCGCACCTGGCGAAGCAGTTCGTCAAGTTCTGGCTGCCGGATGACTACGTCTTCATGGCCCAGATTCCGCGCACGTCCACGGGCAAGTTCCTGAAGATGAAGCTGCGCGAGGAGCACGGCGACCACCTGCTCAAGGGCGCCCACACCGCGGCGAGCTAG
- a CDS encoding class II aldolase/adducin family protein, which yields MIATCRKMNEAGLNQGTSGNLSVRVDGGFLLTPTGMDYDVLVPEDIVLMRMDGTHEGHRRPSSEWQLHRDILAARPEVGAVLHAHSMFCTTLACLRRAIPAFHYMVSAAGGVDIRCAPYATFGTGDLARNALEALEGRKACLMANHGMLSLGATLASAFKLAVEVETLAAMYWRALQVGEPVLLDAEEMARVLEKFKTYGQQSLTPRAG from the coding sequence ATGATTGCCACCTGCCGGAAGATGAACGAGGCGGGTCTCAATCAAGGGACCTCCGGCAACCTGAGCGTGCGCGTGGACGGAGGCTTCCTGCTCACGCCCACCGGCATGGACTATGACGTGCTCGTCCCGGAGGACATCGTCCTCATGCGCATGGACGGCACACACGAGGGGCACCGGCGCCCCTCTTCGGAGTGGCAGCTCCATCGCGACATCCTCGCCGCGCGCCCGGAAGTCGGCGCGGTGCTGCATGCGCACTCCATGTTCTGCACCACGCTGGCGTGCCTGCGCCGCGCCATCCCCGCCTTCCACTACATGGTCTCCGCCGCGGGAGGCGTGGACATCCGCTGCGCGCCCTACGCGACGTTCGGCACGGGAGACCTCGCGCGCAACGCGCTGGAGGCCCTGGAGGGCCGCAAGGCCTGCCTGATGGCGAACCACGGGATGCTGTCGCTGGGCGCCACCCTGGCCAGTGCCTTCAAGCTGGCCGTGGAGGTGGAGACCCTCGCCGCCATGTACTGGCGGGCGCTCCAGGTGGGAGAGCCCGTGCTCCTCGACGCCGAGGAGATGGCGCGCGTGCTGGAGAAGTTCAAGACCTACGGGCAGCAGTCCCTCACGCCGCGCGCAGGGTGA